The genomic window CGACAGACATGCGCCCATTGGGCGGAGACGTACAACGTCACTAATAAGCGACAGACATGCGCCCATTATTTCTTACGTCAAACATACTGTACATCAAACCTGCGTTATaatctgaaatattttcacTACGTTTTAAGTTTAAAACTAAACAAATActgatatttaaataaataagacgGTGGATTTGCCTTTGAACTGTATACTGTGGGTGTGCGAGCTACACGAGCTCTCAGCAACGACATGCCAATATTTAAAACAAGGACTAATCCAATTCGGAtaatcatattttaatttatttccaaCTTATTAAAGTAACAAACAGTTGAGCACAATACACGTAGTTCAGTTAAACACAGACTCGATATTTCTGCTGTTAGAAGCTTTCCGTGAGAAGCTATGTGTTGCTTTTGGTCTCTGTAGTTTTTGACTTCTTGAACCCAGAGCAGCAGATGGACTTCCCAGTCTGCGTTTCACAACACCGCCGCATATCTCTGATCAGATCCTCGCACATGCTCTCCATGTACTTGTTTGCTGAAGAAAGGAAACGAAGTTAGGCAGACAATAATGTGGcctgtgctttaaaaaaaatatacattcaagGGATGTTtcctaaaaaaaatgtatagTTCTTATATTCTTTTGATGAAGACAGTAACTGAAGATAATAAAACCACATGCTGTTACTTTGGCTATGGCACAAAGCAAACGCCTTGATTGTACAATACATTAAAATGGCAGTCCCAATGTACCTTGTAAGCACGTTTGAATCGCACATGCTTGCTTTTGGCACGGATCTTTCTGTGGCATAACGTTTCCTAAAAAAGGATCACACGGACACGTTAGTTGTCCCCTCACGGTGATTAAACATAATAGATGCTGCGTCACAAACACCGAATCCCACCTTTATCACCTAAACTCTTCTACGCTAGCTGAACGCATCGCGTTAAAGAAAGGTCGTTAGTGTCACTAGCCACTAAAGCTACTTCCTGACTCCTGGGTAAATGTTTTGGTCACGTGACCACATAAACTACTCCGTGGAAGGTGCAACACCGCCACCTTGTG from Brachionichthys hirsutus isolate HB-005 chromosome 16, CSIRO-AGI_Bhir_v1, whole genome shotgun sequence includes these protein-coding regions:
- the cmc4 gene encoding cx9C motif-containing protein 4; amino-acid sequence: MPQKDPCQKQACAIQTCLQANKYMESMCEDLIRDMRRCCETQTGKSICCSGFKKSKTTETKSNT